A portion of the Trueperaceae bacterium genome contains these proteins:
- a CDS encoding response regulator transcription factor, whose protein sequence is MRGTTAPIRHDRDGGSDATRRARVALAPLDAEDVATRALVRDLGAGGLDVDVVAGPPEAGELPSGADALLVDVDPVSGAGWACAEAARTDVPAVPLLVRMVGEDVDATLRGFDLGAEDVLLHSTASAEVLARIGVVIRRHRADGVIRYGDLVIDFTARAAFLGSRPLDVSGLQFDVLAVLARHPDRVWTRRELVERAWPASGTPSARSVDVRIRHLRVALGDDVHDPTFIETVRGRGYRWLRAGAAVTHAFTDP, encoded by the coding sequence ATGCGCGGTACCACCGCACCGATTCGCCACGACCGCGACGGGGGCAGCGATGCCACGCGCCGCGCGCGGGTCGCCCTCGCGCCGCTCGACGCGGAGGACGTCGCGACGCGCGCGCTGGTCCGCGATCTCGGGGCCGGGGGGCTGGACGTCGACGTGGTTGCCGGCCCCCCGGAGGCCGGGGAGCTCCCCTCGGGCGCCGACGCGCTCCTCGTGGACGTCGACCCGGTGTCGGGCGCCGGGTGGGCGTGCGCGGAGGCGGCGCGGACCGACGTCCCCGCGGTCCCGCTCCTCGTCCGGATGGTGGGCGAGGACGTCGATGCGACCCTCCGCGGGTTCGATCTCGGTGCGGAGGACGTGCTGCTGCACTCGACCGCATCGGCCGAAGTCCTCGCGCGGATCGGGGTGGTGATCCGCCGCCACCGCGCCGATGGCGTCATCCGCTACGGCGATCTCGTCATCGATTTCACCGCCCGCGCGGCGTTTCTCGGGTCGCGACCGCTCGACGTGTCGGGGTTGCAGTTCGACGTGCTGGCCGTGTTGGCGCGGCATCCGGATCGGGTGTGGACGCGCCGCGAACTGGTCGAACGGGCGTGGCCGGCGTCGGGCACCCCGTCCGCGCGGAGCGTGGACGTGCGCATCCGCCACCTGCGGGTCGCGTTGGGCGACGACGTGCACGACCCCACGTTCATCGAGACCGTGCGCGGCCGCGGCTACCGGTGGCTCCGGGCCGGCGCCGCAGTGACGCATGCCTTTACGGATCCGTAA
- a CDS encoding winged helix-turn-helix domain-containing protein, which produces MTVRPPTLRPTSNVLFVGLDAALRSALERRLTENEVRVVVEDDVDAAPAHGPDVDVAVIDVRHAGALDLARGLRRFRPELPLLSIGAADDVATTVELLDRGVEDHLEAPADADVAAWRVQAATSGGVGVRPLGAQDLRFDEGARTVHYQGRSATLTPGEYDLVATLARKPGHVFRRGDVVARLWGRDSENGERAVDALVSRTRRRLERELGVEGGMIRTVRGVGYQFERRRTAREDDAEAVA; this is translated from the coding sequence ATGACCGTGCGCCCCCCCACCCTCCGCCCCACGTCCAACGTCCTGTTCGTCGGCCTCGACGCGGCGCTCCGGTCGGCCCTCGAGCGTCGGCTGACCGAGAACGAGGTCCGCGTCGTCGTGGAGGACGACGTCGACGCCGCCCCGGCCCACGGGCCCGACGTCGACGTCGCGGTGATCGACGTCCGCCACGCGGGCGCCCTGGATCTCGCGCGCGGGCTCCGTCGCTTTCGGCCCGAACTCCCCCTCCTGAGCATCGGCGCGGCGGACGACGTCGCGACGACCGTCGAGCTGCTCGATCGCGGGGTCGAGGATCACCTCGAGGCGCCGGCCGACGCGGACGTCGCGGCGTGGCGGGTGCAGGCGGCGACGTCGGGTGGCGTCGGGGTGCGTCCGCTCGGGGCGCAGGACCTCCGCTTCGACGAGGGGGCCCGCACGGTGCACTACCAGGGTCGCAGCGCCACGCTGACGCCGGGCGAGTACGACCTCGTCGCGACGCTCGCACGCAAGCCCGGGCACGTCTTCCGTCGCGGCGACGTCGTCGCGCGCCTGTGGGGGCGCGACTCGGAGAACGGCGAGCGGGCGGTGGACGCCCTCGTCAGTCGGACGCGACGCCGCCTCGAGCGGGAGCTCGGGGTCGAGGGCGGCATGATCCGCACGGTGCGGGGCGTCGGCTACCAGTTCGAGCGGCGCCGCACCGCGCGCGAGGACGACGCGGAGGCGGTGGCGTGA
- a CDS encoding response regulator transcription factor gives MSGASGDAVSLLWLRADAPSLGDVGATLEREGYVAHVAPQSAPDAHAASLGVDAVLLDGLEEAGWRFLRSVLSSRPDLPIVVVAESLPPEARIGLLDLGVAAHVPAPVDDAVLAARLRWARARRERRTAHSGPVLEVDDAQRRVWLNGEALDLPRREFDVLTMLMMNAGRVVPRERLMQSVWGPSYRPGSRSLDVRVSRLRKLLGDGEREAAPAIETVPGVGYRLLV, from the coding sequence GTGAGCGGGGCTTCGGGGGACGCCGTGAGCCTCTTGTGGTTGCGCGCCGACGCGCCGTCGTTGGGCGACGTCGGCGCGACGTTGGAGCGCGAGGGGTACGTCGCGCACGTTGCGCCGCAATCGGCGCCGGACGCGCACGCCGCCTCGTTGGGCGTCGACGCCGTCCTGCTCGACGGGCTCGAGGAGGCGGGCTGGCGCTTCCTGCGGAGCGTGCTGTCGAGCCGGCCGGACCTACCGATCGTCGTGGTCGCCGAATCGCTTCCGCCCGAGGCGCGGATCGGCCTGTTGGATCTCGGGGTCGCCGCGCACGTCCCGGCGCCGGTCGACGACGCCGTCCTGGCGGCCCGCCTGCGCTGGGCTCGGGCGCGGCGCGAACGCCGCACCGCGCACTCCGGTCCGGTGCTCGAGGTGGACGACGCGCAACGCCGCGTCTGGCTGAACGGGGAGGCGCTCGACCTGCCGCGGCGCGAGTTCGACGTCCTGACGATGTTGATGATGAACGCCGGCCGCGTCGTCCCGCGCGAGCGCCTGATGCAGTCGGTGTGGGGCCCCAGCTACAGGCCGGGCTCCCGGTCGCTCGACGTGCGCGTCAGCCGCCTCCGCAAGCTGTTGGGGGACGGCGAGCGGGAGGCGGCGCCGGCGATCGAGACGGTGCCCGGCGTCGGGTACCGGCTGCTGGTCTAG